A window of Aeromicrobium duanguangcaii genomic DNA:
AGGTGGGGGAGTGACGGACGAGTACACGTTGATCGAGTCAGCCCCCGACGAAGCGGACTACCTCCACCTGCGGCGCGCCTCGGGGCTCACGCCCAAGTCGCCCGAGCAGGCGAGGCCGGCGCTCGCGGGCGGGTGGGCCGCCTGCCACGTTCGCCACACGAGCGGCGAGACGGTGGCGATGGGTCGCGTCATCGGCGACGGTGGCTGGTACTTCCACCTCGTCGACATGGCCGTGCTGCCGGACCACCAGCGGCGAGGGCTCGGTGATCGTGTCCTCTCGCATTTGCTGGACGTGATCCGCCGGGACGCCCCTCCCGGCGCCTACGTCTCGCTGATGGCCGATCCGCCGGGACGACGTCTGTACGAGCGTCACGGCTTCGTCGAGAGCGCACCGCACTCGGTCGGGATGGTGCTGGCTCCGGGGACCTGACGCTCGTCTCGTCAGGTGGCGACCAACGGCGGATGGGCGGCGTCCACCGGGACGATGTCCCGACCCAGGGGCCACAGCGAGACGGGGATCAGCTTGAAGTTCGCCAGCCCCAGCGGGATCCCGATGATGGTGATGCAGAGCAGGGCGCCGGTCACGGCGTGCCCGATGGCCAGCCAGAACCCGGAGAGCACGAACCAGATGACGTTGCCGATGCCCGAGCCGACTCCGGCGGTGGGCTTGGTGACGACCGTGCGCCCGAACGGCCAGAGGGCGAACAGGCCGATCCTGAACGACGCGATGCCGAACGGGATGCCGATGATCGTGATGCACCAGAGCGCCCCGGCGACCATGTAGCCGAGAAACATCCAGAAGCCCGAGATGACGAGCCACAAGATGTTGAGCAGTAGTCGCATGTTTCCCCCACGTGAGTTCGGACTCTCAGAATCTCACGCATTGGGGCTCAGGGCGGCGTGGTCCGCGCGGCCGTTCGACCGAGCGCGTCAGCCGATCGCGATCGTCTCGATCAGGTTCTGCGCGGGGTCCCACCAGTGGAGGCGATCGCAGACCAGGTCGGCCGGGGCCTCCGTGGAATCCAGGACGTCGAGGGCAGCAGGCAACAGGCGCCGGGGGACGCGGCGCGCCAAGGTGACGTGCGGAGTCCAGACAGGGTGCCGCACGCTAGGCACCAGTTCGCGGATGCGTGCCGTGGCGGCCGCCAGTGCCGGCTCGGGCTCGATCAGGTGCGCGATGGTGACGCGGGCGCCCTGACCGAACAGGACCAGACCTCGAACGCCCAGGCGCGCGGGCAGCAGTGGCGCGATCGCCTCGCGGGCCACCGGCAGGACGTCGGCGCCGATGCCGACGGCAGCCACCAGGGTCAGGTGCGGCGCATTGGTCATCGACCGGTGGTCTGCCTGCGACGGGACTCCCGCTGCCTTCAGCGCCTCCCACTGAGCCACGACCGCAGCGTCGGACGCGGGCTCGAAGCTGAGTTCGAGGGCTTGGTCGGGCACACGTGGAGGATAGGACAGAGGCACCCGCGGACTCACGTCCTCGGGTCGGAGATCCGATGGAGGACGTTGCGCGTGGGTGTGCCGTCCGCCGTGCTGTGGTCGTCGAAGTCGCCGGCTGGGTCGCGCGTCATGCCGATGCGTCGCATCACCGCTTGCGACCGGAGATTGTCGACGGTGGTGATGGCCAGGACCTCAGGCAGAGCGAGGGACTCGAAGGCGAACGTGAGTGTGGCGAGCGCGGCCTCCGTCGCATATCCGTGGCCCCAGGCGGGGCGGGCGAGCCGCCAGCCCACTTCGACGCCGGTGAACGGCAGGTGTTCGTCGACCCGATCCAACCCGGCGAATCCGATGAAGTCACCGGTGACCTGCTCCTCGACCGCCCACCACCCGTATCCGCGCTGGGCGAAGTCGGCTGTGAAACTCGCGACCGAGTCGTCGCTCTGGGCGCGCGTCAGCGGACCGCCCAGGTGCTCTCGAACCTCGGGGTCGGCGTTCATGGCGGCCCATGGCGCGAGGTCGGACGCGCGCCACGGCCGAAGCAGGAGGCGAGCCGTGCGGATCTCGATCATGGCGCTGACGCTACGCCCGGGCGCGAACGCAATGGCGGCCACGTCGCGGCGGTGGCCAGACGGGACACGGGCGGAGGAGCAGTGCCGCCCGGAAGACGGCACATCCCAGCGGCGCGCCGATCAGCAGCGTGGGGACTTCTGCTGGCGCACCCGGCATCCCCGGACTGTAACCGGAGCGGGTCATGACGTGCGGGATTCCCGTATCCGGGTACCCATGACGACATGGAGCAGAAGACGATCGTCATCACGGGAGCCAGCGACGGGATCGGCGCGGCAGCCGCTCAGGAGCTCAGCGACCACGGCCACCACGTGGTCATCGTGGGGCGCGACCCGCAGAAGACCCGCACGGTGGCCGAGGAGCTGGGAGTCCCGTTCCACCTGGCCGACTACGCCGACCTCGCGCAGGTCCGTCGTCTCGCGACGGAGCTGAACGAGGCGTACCCGCGCATCGACGTCCTGGCGAACAACGCCGGCGCGTTGACGGACCACCGGGCCATCACCGTGGACGGGTTCGAGAAGACCTTCCAGGTGAACCACCTCGCCGGGTTCCTCCTGACGCAACTTCTACTGCCACAGCTGATCGAGAGCCGCGCCACCGTCATCCAGACCGCGTCGATCGCGGCGAAGCTGTTCAGTGACTTCGACATCGACGACCTGCAGAACACGCGGCACGACGGAGGCCAGCGGGCGTACGGGAACACGAAGCTGGAGAACATCCTGTTCACCCGAGAGCTGGACCGGCGCTACCGCGACCAGGGGATCTCGGCCGCGGCGTTCCATCCCGGCCTGGTCGGCTCCAACTTCGCCCACGGCACGAAGTCGCCGCTGAACTTCGTCTACCACACACCGATGGTGAGCAAGCTCTTCACGATCTCGCCCGAGCGCGGGGCGGAGCAGCTCGTCTGGCTCGCCACGTCGACGCCCGGCACGGACTGGGAACGCGGTCAGTACTACGAGAAGAAGAAGCCCGCGAAGTCGGCGCCCGAGGCCCACGACGGCGAGGTCGGGCGGCGACTCTGGGAGGAGTCGATGCGGATGGTCGCGCCGCTCTGAGTCGCCCGACTCGCCACCTCACTCCGGGGGAGTGGCGCG
This region includes:
- a CDS encoding GNAT family N-acetyltransferase, which codes for MIESAPDEADYLHLRRASGLTPKSPEQARPALAGGWAACHVRHTSGETVAMGRVIGDGGWYFHLVDMAVLPDHQRRGLGDRVLSHLLDVIRRDAPPGAYVSLMADPPGRRLYERHGFVESAPHSVGMVLAPGT
- a CDS encoding YccF domain-containing protein, translating into MRLLLNILWLVISGFWMFLGYMVAGALWCITIIGIPFGIASFRIGLFALWPFGRTVVTKPTAGVGSGIGNVIWFVLSGFWLAIGHAVTGALLCITIIGIPLGLANFKLIPVSLWPLGRDIVPVDAAHPPLVAT
- a CDS encoding 2'-5' RNA ligase family protein, producing MPDQALELSFEPASDAAVVAQWEALKAAGVPSQADHRSMTNAPHLTLVAAVGIGADVLPVAREAIAPLLPARLGVRGLVLFGQGARVTIAHLIEPEPALAAATARIRELVPSVRHPVWTPHVTLARRVPRRLLPAALDVLDSTEAPADLVCDRLHWWDPAQNLIETIAIG
- a CDS encoding GNAT family N-acetyltransferase is translated as MIEIRTARLLLRPWRASDLAPWAAMNADPEVREHLGGPLTRAQSDDSVASFTADFAQRGYGWWAVEEQVTGDFIGFAGLDRVDEHLPFTGVEVGWRLARPAWGHGYATEAALATLTFAFESLALPEVLAITTVDNLRSQAVMRRIGMTRDPAGDFDDHSTADGTPTRNVLHRISDPRT
- a CDS encoding SDR family NAD(P)-dependent oxidoreductase; the encoded protein is MEQKTIVITGASDGIGAAAAQELSDHGHHVVIVGRDPQKTRTVAEELGVPFHLADYADLAQVRRLATELNEAYPRIDVLANNAGALTDHRAITVDGFEKTFQVNHLAGFLLTQLLLPQLIESRATVIQTASIAAKLFSDFDIDDLQNTRHDGGQRAYGNTKLENILFTRELDRRYRDQGISAAAFHPGLVGSNFAHGTKSPLNFVYHTPMVSKLFTISPERGAEQLVWLATSTPGTDWERGQYYEKKKPAKSAPEAHDGEVGRRLWEESMRMVAPL